In the genome of Neodiprion pinetum isolate iyNeoPine1 chromosome 2, iyNeoPine1.2, whole genome shotgun sequence, one region contains:
- the msn gene encoding serine/threonine-protein kinase mig-15 isoform X8, with protein sequence MAHNLAPSVNCSLDDIDLNALKDPAGIFELIEVVGNGTYGQVYKGRHTKTGQLAAIKVMDVTEDEEEEIKLEINVLKRYSNHRNIATYYGAFIKKSPPGKDDQLWLVMEYCGAGSVTDLVKSTKGQSLKEEWIAYISREILRGLSYLHSNKVIHRDIKGQNVLLTDNAEVKLVDFGVSAQLDRTIGRRNTFIGTPYWMAPEVIACDENPDATYDNRSDLWSLGITALEMAESQPPLCDLHPMRALFLIPRNPPPRLKSKKWAKKFHGFIETVLVKDYHQRPYTEQLLKHPFIRDQPTERQVRIQLKDHIDRCKKRKQEKERDDYRYSGSENEEEDSALAGEPSSIVQAPGGDTLRRNFQQIQEGRTLTQDAPQPPAKDKGRREIPEPGPPARPAIPHRLIVVPDPQPPSRPLPPTPRDDPRQPHKVSPPPSNHQVPSGGGSGGSGGQSASQRNSRIFKPMLPPRRPEDLDMLAAQLNELGVPQGPEAPPRPNRHQKGNVPPASTSATNSAPANDQNSKQMQQSSSILDQTLSVESDSDDDIEDAAGNNLRNDGTLLASDPPKPLPEFSPYRPLDSTHNAQNSQHEGKPKGGAPNRPLPPTPDDEESGDRTLVIQRYRQAVNLPPNVLQQKQKSFLTFGFNAGSTRRESHVNVNVTPTSHDLASDTPEIRKYKKRFNSEILCAALWGVNLLIGTENGLMLLDRSGQGKVYQLINRRRFQQMEVLEGQNILVTISGKKNRVRVYYLSWLKSKILRTDGHSDQVERRNGWINVGDLQGAVHFKIVKYERIKFLVIALKDSIEIYAWAPKPYHKFMAFKSFGELAHRPLLVDLTVEEGTRLKVIYGSADGFHAVDLDSATVYDIYLPKHPQGPICPHCIVALPNSNGMQLLLCYDNEGVYVNTYGRVAKTMVLQWGEMPTSVAYIGTGQIMGWGNKAIEIRSVESGHLDGVFMHKKAQRLKFLCERNDKVFFSSAKGGSSCQIYFMTLNKPGMANW encoded by the exons GGGCGGCACACAAAGACGGGTCAGTTGGCAGCGATTAAAGTTATGGACGTCACGGAG gatgaagaggaggaaataaaattggaaattaatgTACTCAAGCGG TACTCGAATCACAGAAATATAGCGACGTATTACGGAGCATTTATAAAGAAGTCGCCACCAGGCAAAGATGACCAACTGTGGTTAGTAATGGAATATTGCGGTGCAGGCTCAGTCACCGATTTGGTAAAATCGACAAAAGGCCAAAGTCTGAAAGAAGAATGGATCGCCTATATTTCTCGAGAAATACTCAGGGGTCTCAGTTACCTCCACAGCAACAAAGTTATTCATAGAGATATTAAAGGGCAAAATGTTTTGCTTACGGACAACGCCGAGGTGAAATTAG TTGATTTTGGTGTTAGCGCACAGTTAGACAGAACAATCGGACGGAGAAACACGTTTATCGGCACCCCGTATTGGATGGCACCCGAAGTTATTGCCTGCGACGAAAATCCTGATGCTACATACGACAACAGAAGCGATCTGTGGTCACTCGGTATCACTGCTTTAGAAATGGCAGAGTCTCAACCACCGCTGTGTGATCTTCATCCCATGAGA GCATTGTTTTTGATCCCGCGTAATCCACCGCCACGACTCAAGTCAAAAAAATGGGCGAAAAAGTTTCACGGATTTATCGAGACTGTTCTAGTCAAGGATTACCATCAAAGGCCTTACACGGAGCAGCTTCTTAAACATCCATTTATTCGGGATCAACCGACTGAGCGGCAGGTTCGGATTCAATTAAAGGATCACATCGATCGCTGCAAGAAACGCAAACAGGAAAAAG AAAGAGACGACTACAGATATAGCGGTAGTGAAAATGAGGAAGAGGATTCAGCGCTGGCTGGTGAACCTTCGTCGATCGTTCAAGCACCTGGAGGGGATAcgctccgacgtaatttccaACAGATTCAGGAAGGAAGGACGCTGACTCAAGATGCCCCGCAACCTCCTGCCAAAGACAAAGGCAGGCGAGAAATTCCAGAGCCAGGACCTCCTGCCCGTCCTGCGATACCTCACAGGCTTATCG TGGTGCCAGACCCACAGCCTCCATCTCGTCCGCTGCCTCCGACACCTCGCGACGACCCGAGACAACCACACAAGGTCTCTCCACCTCCGTCTAACCACCAAGTACCATCGGGTGGGGGTAGCGGAGGGTCAGGAGGTCAATCCGCATCTCAGAGAAACAGTCGCATATTCAAACCAATG CTGCCGCCGAGGAGGCCAGAG GACTTGGACATGCTGGCTGCTCAACTCAACGAGCTTGGTGTGCCGCAGGGCCCTGAGGCTCCTCCGAGGCCCAACAGGCACCAGAAAGGCAATGTACCTCCAGCCTCGACATCGGCGACAAACTCGGCGCCCGCCAACGATCAAAATAGCAAACAGATGCAGCAGTCTTCCAGTATTCTCGATCAG acaCTGTCAGTTGAGAGTGACAGTGATGATGACATCGAAGATGCGGCTGGGAATAATCTGCGAAATGACGGAACGTTACTTGCCAGTGATCCACCTAAACCACT TCCTGAATTTTCTCCTTACAGACCATTAGATTCAACGCACAATGCCCAGAACTCTCAGCACGAAGGTAAACCCAAAG GTGGCGCGCCCAACAGGCCATTGCCGCCTACTCCAGACGACGAGGAATCAGGAGACAGAACGTTAGTGATACAAAGA TACCGCCAGGCCGTTAATCTCCCTCCAAATGTACTCCAGCAGAAACAGAAATCATTCCTGACTTTTGGATTCAATGCTGGTTCGACGAGAAGAGAGTCCCATGTGAACGTTAACGTCACACCAACCAGCCATGACTTAGCTTCCGACACACCGGAAATACGGAAGTACAAAAAAAGGTTCAACAGTGAGATTCTCTGCGCTGCATTGTGGG GTGTTAACTTGCTCATCGGTACAGAAAATGGTTTGATGCTGTTGGACAGGAGTGGACAAGGTAAAGTTTATCAATTGATTAACCGAAGAAGATTTCAACAGATGGAGGTATTGGAAGGGCAGAATATATTAGTCACGATCAGCGGCAAGAAGAACAGAGTCAGAGTTTACTACCTCTCTTGGCTCAAGAGCAAAATCCTACGCACGGATGGGCATAGCGAT CAAGTTGAGCGGCGTAACGGTTGGATCAACGTTGGCGATCTGCAGGGAGCAGTGCACTTTAAAATAGTTAAATATGAGCGAATAAAGTTCCTTGTGATCGCGTTGAAGGATTCGATAGAAATATACGCCTGGGCACCAAAACCATATCACAAATTTATGGCTTTCAAGTCTTTTGGTGAACTTGCACACAGGCCGCTGCTTGTCGATCTCACTGTCGAAGAAGGCACAAGACTGAAAGTCATTTATGGAAGTGCTGATGGTTTCCATGCAGTCGATCTTGATTCTGCAACAGTCTATGATATCTACCTTCCTAAACAC CCTCAGGGACCGATCTGCCCACACTGCATCGTCGCTTTGCCAAATAGTAACGGAATGCAACTCTTGCTTTGCTACGATAACGAGGGTGTTTATGTAAACACATATGGCCGAGTAGCAAAGACAATGGTCCTGCAGTGGGGAGAAATGCCGACAAGTGTTGCGTACATCGGTACAGGTCAAATTATGGGCTGGGGAAATAAGGCGATTGAAATTAGGAGTGTAGAAAGCGGTCATCTCGACGGGGTCTTCATGCATAAAAAAGCGCAGAGACTCAAGTTTCTCTGCGAACGGAACGATAAG GTATTCTTTTCATCGGCAAAAGGTGGCAGTTCTTGCCAGATATATTTCATGACGTTGAATAAACCAGGTATGGCTAACTGGTGA
- the msn gene encoding serine/threonine-protein kinase mig-15 isoform X3, with the protein MAHNLAPSVNCSLDDIDLNALKDPAGIFELIEVVGNGTYGQVYKGRHTKTGQLAAIKVMDVTEDEEEEIKLEINVLKRYSNHRNIATYYGAFIKKSPPGKDDQLWLVMEYCGAGSVTDLVKSTKGQSLKEEWIAYISREILRGLSYLHSNKVIHRDIKGQNVLLTDNAEVKLVDFGVSAQLDRTIGRRNTFIGTPYWMAPEVIACDENPDATYDNRSDLWSLGITALEMAESQPPLCDLHPMRALFLIPRNPPPRLKSKKWAKKFHGFIETVLVKDYHQRPYTEQLLKHPFIRDQPTERQVRIQLKDHIDRCKKRKQEKERDDYRYSGSENEEEDSALAGEPSSIVQAPGGDTLRRNFQQIQEGRTLTQDAPQPPAKDKGRREIPEPGPPARPAIPHRLIVVPDPQPPSRPLPPTPRDDPRQPHKVSPPPSNHQVPSGGGSGGSGGQSASQRNSRIFKPMLPPRRPEDLDMLAAQLNELGVPQGPEAPPRPNRHQKGNVPPASTSATNSAPANDQNSKQMQQSSSILDQTLSVESDSDDDIEDAAGNNLRNDGTLLASDPPKPLPLDSTHNAQNSQHEGKPKGGAPNRPLPPTPDDEESGDRTLVIQRKLNQPDDKLGNNNRRSEIDEQLLLKEWDFTRFFQGFNERLDKMKQEVATKSSSEERSSSSSERTLKRLDISQKKFEQTKPVHRRQESDSKLANGPFSRAFRRENSDFFPSTRHSAYLQKSDSKPSIFASGNRRGSEISVAGIAGKKSSAGEPVLTDFSFGERLQRPRREKTESEIVFRNRQDLRDQLEARRLDVEVRFSREADKVRRRSSRPLDTSDTGTIKSTASTTASEYSPVIQSREGERRGGEFQRSDSSPGSRPSSVLPDLLTSSPGQRQDKSTSEEYRQAVNLPPNVLQQKQKSFLTFGFNAGSTRRESHVNVNVTPTSHDLASDTPEIRKYKKRFNSEILCAALWGVNLLIGTENGLMLLDRSGQGKVYQLINRRRFQQMEVLEGQNILVTISGKKNRVRVYYLSWLKSKILRTDGHSDQVERRNGWINVGDLQGAVHFKIVKYERIKFLVIALKDSIEIYAWAPKPYHKFMAFKSFGELAHRPLLVDLTVEEGTRLKVIYGSADGFHAVDLDSATVYDIYLPKHPQGPICPHCIVALPNSNGMQLLLCYDNEGVYVNTYGRVAKTMVLQWGEMPTSVAYIGTGQIMGWGNKAIEIRSVESGHLDGVFMHKKAQRLKFLCERNDKVFFSSAKGGSSCQIYFMTLNKPGMANW; encoded by the exons GGGCGGCACACAAAGACGGGTCAGTTGGCAGCGATTAAAGTTATGGACGTCACGGAG gatgaagaggaggaaataaaattggaaattaatgTACTCAAGCGG TACTCGAATCACAGAAATATAGCGACGTATTACGGAGCATTTATAAAGAAGTCGCCACCAGGCAAAGATGACCAACTGTGGTTAGTAATGGAATATTGCGGTGCAGGCTCAGTCACCGATTTGGTAAAATCGACAAAAGGCCAAAGTCTGAAAGAAGAATGGATCGCCTATATTTCTCGAGAAATACTCAGGGGTCTCAGTTACCTCCACAGCAACAAAGTTATTCATAGAGATATTAAAGGGCAAAATGTTTTGCTTACGGACAACGCCGAGGTGAAATTAG TTGATTTTGGTGTTAGCGCACAGTTAGACAGAACAATCGGACGGAGAAACACGTTTATCGGCACCCCGTATTGGATGGCACCCGAAGTTATTGCCTGCGACGAAAATCCTGATGCTACATACGACAACAGAAGCGATCTGTGGTCACTCGGTATCACTGCTTTAGAAATGGCAGAGTCTCAACCACCGCTGTGTGATCTTCATCCCATGAGA GCATTGTTTTTGATCCCGCGTAATCCACCGCCACGACTCAAGTCAAAAAAATGGGCGAAAAAGTTTCACGGATTTATCGAGACTGTTCTAGTCAAGGATTACCATCAAAGGCCTTACACGGAGCAGCTTCTTAAACATCCATTTATTCGGGATCAACCGACTGAGCGGCAGGTTCGGATTCAATTAAAGGATCACATCGATCGCTGCAAGAAACGCAAACAGGAAAAAG AAAGAGACGACTACAGATATAGCGGTAGTGAAAATGAGGAAGAGGATTCAGCGCTGGCTGGTGAACCTTCGTCGATCGTTCAAGCACCTGGAGGGGATAcgctccgacgtaatttccaACAGATTCAGGAAGGAAGGACGCTGACTCAAGATGCCCCGCAACCTCCTGCCAAAGACAAAGGCAGGCGAGAAATTCCAGAGCCAGGACCTCCTGCCCGTCCTGCGATACCTCACAGGCTTATCG TGGTGCCAGACCCACAGCCTCCATCTCGTCCGCTGCCTCCGACACCTCGCGACGACCCGAGACAACCACACAAGGTCTCTCCACCTCCGTCTAACCACCAAGTACCATCGGGTGGGGGTAGCGGAGGGTCAGGAGGTCAATCCGCATCTCAGAGAAACAGTCGCATATTCAAACCAATG CTGCCGCCGAGGAGGCCAGAG GACTTGGACATGCTGGCTGCTCAACTCAACGAGCTTGGTGTGCCGCAGGGCCCTGAGGCTCCTCCGAGGCCCAACAGGCACCAGAAAGGCAATGTACCTCCAGCCTCGACATCGGCGACAAACTCGGCGCCCGCCAACGATCAAAATAGCAAACAGATGCAGCAGTCTTCCAGTATTCTCGATCAG acaCTGTCAGTTGAGAGTGACAGTGATGATGACATCGAAGATGCGGCTGGGAATAATCTGCGAAATGACGGAACGTTACTTGCCAGTGATCCACCTAAACCACT ACCATTAGATTCAACGCACAATGCCCAGAACTCTCAGCACGAAGGTAAACCCAAAG GTGGCGCGCCCAACAGGCCATTGCCGCCTACTCCAGACGACGAGGAATCAGGAGACAGAACGTTAGTGATACAAAGA AAACTAAATCAACCGGACGATAAATTGGGAAACAACAACCGACGGTCGGAAATAGATGAGCAATTGCTATTAAAAGAGTGGGATTTTACGCGGTTCTTTCAAGGATTTAATGAACGTCTggacaaaatgaaacaagaaGTGGCTACAAAGTCGAGTAGCGAAGAAAGGTCCTCGTCGTCGAGCGAGCGAACGCTAAAAAGGCTGGACATAAGTCAGAAAAAGTTCGAGCAGACCAAGCCTGTTCACAGACGCCAAGAGTCGGACTCGAAACTGGCTAACGGGCCATTCAGCCGAGCGTTCAGGAGGGAAAATTCTGACTTCTTCCCGTCCACCAGACACTCTGCCTATTTGCAAAAGTCCGATTCTAAGCCGAGCATATTTGCCAGCGGTAACAGGCGGGGCAGCGAAATAAGCGTGGCAGGCATTGCCGGGAAGAAGAGCAGCGCCGGTGAACCAGTACTTACGGACTTCTCGTTTGGCGAAAGACTGCAAAGACCAAGACGAGAAAAGACTGAGAGTGAAATTGTGTTCAGAAACAGACAAGACTTGAGAGATCAGTTAGAGGCCAGGAGACTTGACGTTGAAGTTAGATTTTCCCGAGAAGCTGACAAAGTGAGAAGGCGCAGTTCTAGACCGCTGGACACCTCCGATACTGGCACGATTAAATCTACTGCCAGCACCACCGCTAGCGAATACAGCCCTGTCATCCAG AGTCGGGAAGGAGAGAGACGAGGAGGTGAGTTCCAGAGGTCAGACTCTTCCCCTGGGTCAAGACCAAGCTCTGTTCTACCGGATCTTCTAACTTCATCCCCCGGTCAACGACAAGACAAATCGACTAGTGAGGAG TACCGCCAGGCCGTTAATCTCCCTCCAAATGTACTCCAGCAGAAACAGAAATCATTCCTGACTTTTGGATTCAATGCTGGTTCGACGAGAAGAGAGTCCCATGTGAACGTTAACGTCACACCAACCAGCCATGACTTAGCTTCCGACACACCGGAAATACGGAAGTACAAAAAAAGGTTCAACAGTGAGATTCTCTGCGCTGCATTGTGGG GTGTTAACTTGCTCATCGGTACAGAAAATGGTTTGATGCTGTTGGACAGGAGTGGACAAGGTAAAGTTTATCAATTGATTAACCGAAGAAGATTTCAACAGATGGAGGTATTGGAAGGGCAGAATATATTAGTCACGATCAGCGGCAAGAAGAACAGAGTCAGAGTTTACTACCTCTCTTGGCTCAAGAGCAAAATCCTACGCACGGATGGGCATAGCGAT CAAGTTGAGCGGCGTAACGGTTGGATCAACGTTGGCGATCTGCAGGGAGCAGTGCACTTTAAAATAGTTAAATATGAGCGAATAAAGTTCCTTGTGATCGCGTTGAAGGATTCGATAGAAATATACGCCTGGGCACCAAAACCATATCACAAATTTATGGCTTTCAAGTCTTTTGGTGAACTTGCACACAGGCCGCTGCTTGTCGATCTCACTGTCGAAGAAGGCACAAGACTGAAAGTCATTTATGGAAGTGCTGATGGTTTCCATGCAGTCGATCTTGATTCTGCAACAGTCTATGATATCTACCTTCCTAAACAC CCTCAGGGACCGATCTGCCCACACTGCATCGTCGCTTTGCCAAATAGTAACGGAATGCAACTCTTGCTTTGCTACGATAACGAGGGTGTTTATGTAAACACATATGGCCGAGTAGCAAAGACAATGGTCCTGCAGTGGGGAGAAATGCCGACAAGTGTTGCGTACATCGGTACAGGTCAAATTATGGGCTGGGGAAATAAGGCGATTGAAATTAGGAGTGTAGAAAGCGGTCATCTCGACGGGGTCTTCATGCATAAAAAAGCGCAGAGACTCAAGTTTCTCTGCGAACGGAACGATAAG GTATTCTTTTCATCGGCAAAAGGTGGCAGTTCTTGCCAGATATATTTCATGACGTTGAATAAACCAGGTATGGCTAACTGGTGA